From one Babesia bovis T2Bo chromosome 3, whole genome shotgun sequence genomic stretch:
- a CDS encoding CS domain family protein, with protein MNIQTIATCTVALTLGHNNAQRNHNRNVVTTQYNGIYVNRASPKQWHAFLATPSQLSRKQKKLELHAGWGRTYDYTWNEDGHNVQVSVSLEPSVSTSDLEVTIQPSTINAINKRKPKKPLIRGTLKGPIDVDGSFWTVEEIHKTKHLIITLKKSELQTGLWFGVIKDEKVEQQTYETVKQQDAKVTKVQSKEPKGIFAQYVFEEVDQNQLEEILKRWMSRESSDKIPYGKPKLPINITFIPEGAGGKLIYESKYPDLDEYLDVIVGPIDTKEKKYTGEGAQVTFINSPSTKIIQGQLGNEIADLTVTSLNTLLQNFERDVHKLDGLIKNRNSAKDTFDYMGSSAFIDTENLEPYIKYHEQIKEQTKGSRLEPDPKKVFRDEATGVVIDWNKTSDDPTVSKEEDEKNKKVLLNTLTEAIKRTKRPQPEETIKDMVNNVKQALSLNNIEYDQIMMKVKERISQEASMIEQQQKSVSKMKSFAQLEGVDSLIESSKPDLTSETPDNSFDVAMAMPDSSMLAKKYASISSTQKEQLRKRWKSNEKRLKLLIAELIEAPQNKCPTICNNYIDLLISEDYPTLMKSYLRYNAIQNEQEKNRLTFLNEFVISLYKDQAIYLLHDEHLQLQKIEEIIQWALEDFQNLNDLLEENKHKYDVNFVSYLNLAISKEVERIKKQYGNTPLSEATAKSYEHPWLCLLTIIQRAIYSMAEADMAEDCYILTTIINFEDPLVRSYMLELFLATMPRSDWKAFKDLIISASNSLINKPPEERTDLKGTEPHFVEAVMQLRDEVEKMIPDWIIDELLSEDDRMYMIENNKRKSPLMQLQLEPKESTPDAAQKLKDKEIYIDKQTVSVKK; from the exons ATGAACATCCAGACTATCGCAACTTGTACTGTTGCATTAACCTTGGGGCATAATAATGCACAAAGAAACCATAATCGTAACGTAGTAACTACACAGTacaatggaatctatgTAAATCGTGCATCACCAAAGCAGTGGCACGCATTCCTAGCAACTCCGTCACAGTTGTCCAGAAAACAAAAAAAACTAGAGTTACACGCCGGTTGGGGAAGAACATATGATTATACATGGAATGAAGATGGTCACAACGTGCAAGTGTCAGTATCACTGGAACCTAGTGTATCCACTAGTGACCTAGAAGTGACCATACAACCAAGTACAATAAATGCCATAAATAAAAGGAAACCGAAGAAACCACTCATTAGAGGTACACTAAAA GGACCAATTGATGTAGATGGAAGCTTTTGGACAGTGGAGGAAATTCATAAAACGAAGCATTTAATTATAACACTAAAGAAAAGTGAACTACAAACTGGATTATGGTTCGGTGTTATAAAAGATGAAAAAGTCGAACAACAAACATACGAAACAGTCAAACAACAAGATGCAAAAGTGACAAAAGTACAAAGTAAAGAACCGAAAGGTATATTCGCACAATATGTATTCGAAGAAGTGGATCAAAACCAACTTGAAGAAATTCTAAAAAGATGGATGAGCCGTGAGTCATCAGATAAAATACCATATGGAAAACCGAAACTACCCATCAATATTACATTCATACCAGAAGGAGCTGGAGGTAAACTGATATACGAAAGCAAGTATCCAGATCTCGATGAATACCTAGATGTCATAGTCGGACCTATTGACACTAAAGAAAAGAAATATACGGGAGAAGGAGCACAAGTTACATTCATCAATAGCCCAAGTACCAAAATTATACAGGGGCAATTGGGAAATGAAATAGCAGATCTTACAGTCACATCATTGAATACACTGCTACAAAACTTTGAAAGAGATGTGCACAAACTAGATGGGCTGATCAAAAACCGGAATTCCGCAAAAGATACGTTCGACTACATGGGAAGCTCAGCGTTTATCGATACTGAAAACCTGGAACCATATATCAAATACCACGAACAGATAAAAGAACAAACTAAAGGATCGAGATTGGAACCGGATCCCAAAAAAGTATTCAGAGATGAAGCAACTGGAGTGGTTATAGATTGGAATAAGACAAGTGATGATCCCACCGTATCAAAAGAG GAAGATGAAAAGAATAAAAAGGTGTTACTTAATACACTAACAGAGGCCATCAAAAGGACCAAACGACCACAACCAGAGGAAACTATTAAGGATATGGTTAACAATGTCAAACAAGCACTGTCACTAAATAACATAGAATATGACCAAATCATGAT GAAAGTTAAGGAACGTATTAGCCAAGAAGCTTCTATGATAGAGCAACAGCAAAAGTCCGTCAGTAAGATGAAATCATTCGCACAACTGGAAGGTGTTGATAGTCTCATAGAGTCTAGCAAACCTGATCTAACAAGTGAAACACCAGATAATAGCTTCGATGTAGCTATGGCTATGCCAGATAGTAGCATGCTGGCCAAAAAGTATGCATCCATTTCAAGTACACAAAAGGAACAACTAAGGAAGCGATGGAAATCAAAT GAAAAAAGGCTAAAGCTGCTCATAGCAGAACTGATAGAAGCACCGCAAAATAAATGCCCTACCATATGCAACAATTATAT AGACCTGCTAATATCAGAAGATTACCCAACGCTAATGAAGAGCTATCTCAGGTATAACGCaatacaaaatgaacaAGAGAAAAACCGGCTGACTTTTCTCAACGAATTCGTAATCAGCCTCTATAAGGACCAGGCGATATACCTGCTGCATGACGAACATCTGCAGCTGCAGAAAATAGAAGAAATAATACAATGGGCACTAGAGGATTTCCAAAATTTAAATGACCTCCTGGAAGAAAATAAGCATAAATATGATGTAAACTTTGTATCCTACCTCAATCTCGCAATATCAAAAGAAGTTGAAAGAATAAA GAAACAATATGGAAATACACCCCTGTCAGAAGCTACCGCGAAGTCCTATGAACACCCATGGCTGTGCCTATTGACAATTATACAAAGAGCAATCTACTCAATGGCAGAAGCTGATATGGCAGAAGATTGCTATATACTCACAACAATCATAAACTTCGAAGATCCACTCGTGAGAAGCTACATGCTAGAGTTATTCCTAGCAACTATGCCAAGGTCCGATTGGAAGGCATTCAAGGATTTAATCATATCTGCCAGCAACTCACTCATCAACAAACCACCAGAAGAGAG AACTGATTTGAAAGGAACTGAGCCGCATTTTGTAGAAGCAGTAATGCAACTAAGAGATGAAGTAGAAAAAATGATACCTGATTGGATTATAGATGAACTACTCTCGGAAGATGATAGAATGTACATGATAGAAAACAAT AAAAGGAAGTCACCACTCATGCAGCTGCAATTGGAGCCTAAAGAAAGCACACCAGATGCCGCACAAAAATTAAAAGACAAGGAAATATACATCGATAAACAGACAGTATCTGTCAAAAAGTAA